A window of Diabrotica virgifera virgifera chromosome 9, PGI_DIABVI_V3a contains these coding sequences:
- the LOC126891076 gene encoding uncharacterized protein LOC126891076 yields MGASLDELASILDTSEKKILKREFSNLDDDTFNLLTCKGVFCYDYIDSVEKLDETSLPNIRHFYNKLNNEYISEEKYAHAQNVWNKFNCKNLGEYSDLYLKTDILLLADVFEQFRQKCRDTYKLDPAWYYTMPGYTWDCMLRYTKCKLELLKDVDMILFMEKAIRGGISVCSNRYSEANNKYMSTYDPTQPSKYIMYLDVNNLYGWAMSEALPIGGFKWIEDGTKFGVASKSTNLPEGHIDIMSIPNDAKEGYFFQVDLEYPRELHDKHKDFPFAAEHRIPPGSKLPKLIPTLYHKTKYIIHYRNLKQALENGLILTKIHRVLKFKQSAWLRPYIELNTNLRTAATSSFEKNLFKLMNNAVFGKTMENIRRHRIVKLCKKWHGRYGAKNLIASSRFHSRTIFHENLVAIELKKSEVCFNKPLYIGAAILDISKLCMYDFHYNFMLPTMGEENCSLLYMDTDSFIYELQCSDAYREVLKAYPSKFDTSDYAENNPYDIERLNKKIPGLMKDEANGKIITHFIGLRSKMYTFKMQITDVEREKERQRLERKQLNKERIESDVSNLGITKKAKGVKYNVVRNKITYEDYEKCLKEFKIQNASQRCIRSYQHSVFSIEQSKTALSPYDDKRYLIPKSFNTLPWGHYNT; encoded by the coding sequence ATGGGAGCTTCACTCGACGAATTAGCATCAATTTTAGACACATCGGAAAAGAAGATTTTAAAACGAGAATTTAGTAATTTAGATGATGATACATTCAATTTGTTAACTTGTAAAGGAGTATTTTGTTACGATTATATCGATAGCGTGGAAAAATTAGATGAAACTTCTTTACCCAACATtaggcatttttataataagctAAATAATGAATATATTAGTGAAGAGAAGTATGCTCATGCGCagaatgtttggaataaatttaatTGTAAAAATTTGGGTGAATACAGCGATTTGTATTTGAAAACAGATATTCTGCTGCTGGCTGATGTGTTTGAGCAGTTTCGACAAAAATGTCGAGACACGTATAAACTAGATCCTGCTTGGTATTATACCATGCCAGGATACACGTGGGATTGTATGCTGAGATACACAAAATGTAAATTAGAATTGCTAAAAGATGTGGATATGATTTTGTTCATGGAAAAAGCCATAAGAGGCGGAATATCTGTTTGCAGCAACAGGTATTCGGAGGCCAACAACAAATACATGTCGACGTATGACCCCACACAACCCTCTAAATACATCATGTATTTAGACGTGAATAATCTGTATGGCTGGGCCATGAGTGAGGCTTTACCAATAGGAGGATTCAAATGGATTGAAGATGGTACCAAATTTGGTGTTGCATCAAAATCCACTAATCTTCCCGAAGGTCATATTGATATTATGTCAATACCAAATGATGCGAAAGAGGGCTATTTTTTCCAAGTTGACTTGGAGTATCCACGCGAATTGCATGATAAACACAAAGATTTTCCATTTGCTGCCGAACACCGCATTCCGCCCGGTTCAAAATTGCCAAAGTTAATACCAACCTTATatcacaaaacaaaatatattattcattatagAAATCTTAAACAGGCATTAGAGAACGGTTTAATTTTAACAAAGATACACAGAGTGTTGAAATTTAAACAATCTGCGTGGCTGCGACCATATATTGAGTTAAATACCAACTTACGAACAGCAGCCACAAGTAGCTTCGAAAaaaatctctttaaattaatgaataatgcTGTGTTCGGTAAGACAATGGAGAACATAAGACGTCATCGTATcgtaaaattatgtaaaaaatggCATGGAAGGTACGGAGCTAAAAATTTGATTGCAAGTAGTCGATTTCATAGTCGAACGATCTTTCATGAGAATTTGGTGGCTATCGAACTGAAAAAATCAGAAGTATGCTTTAATAAACCCCTGTATATAGGCGCAGCAATCCTTGATATATCCAAATTATGTATGTAcgattttcattataactttatgCTTCCAACGATGGGAGAAGAAAACTGTTCATTGCTGTACATGGACACAGACAGCTTTATTTATGAACTGCAATGTTCAGATGCATATAGAGAGGTTTTAAAAGCATATCCAAGCAAATTCGATACCTCCGACTACGCCGAAAATAACCCATATGACATAGAacgattaaataaaaaaatccctGGATTAATGAAGGATGAGGCAAATGGGAAAATAATTACACATTTTATTGGGCTAAGATCAAAAATGTACAcatttaaaatgcaaataacaGACGTGGAGAGGGAAAAAGAAAGACAACGCCTGGAACGAAAACAACTAAACAAAGAGAGAATTGAAAGCGACGTAAGCAATTTGGGAATAACCAAAAAGGCAAAAGGAGTGAAATATAATGTCGTTCGAAATAAAATTACGTACGAAGACTATGAAAAATGTCTTAaagaattcaaaattcaaaacgCAAGCCAAAGATGTATTCGGTCATATCAACATTCAGTATTTAGCATCGAACAATCCAAAACGGCTCTAAGTCCTTATGACGACAAGCGGTACTTAATACCAAAATCATTTAATACGCTTCCGTGGGGGCATTATAATACATAA